The following are from one region of the Pirellulaceae bacterium genome:
- a CDS encoding sulfatase-like hydrolase/transferase has product MNSVRFFPRIPRGQRRAVRIGCVCVWLFYVWAGASLQAADRQPNILFIFSDDHATRAISAYGSSLNQTPNLDRLATEGVLFRRAFCANSLCGPSRACILTGKHSHANGFLRNGNRFDASQVTLPKLLHQAGYQTAVIGKWHLETDPTGFDYWEVLPGQGHYYNPDFLQMDGSKRRFEGYCTDIITDKSIEWLKARDPNKPFLLMCQHKAPHRNWAPHPRHFDLYRDVPEPSTLHDDYSGRSKLLAENEMTIKHHFHWSHDMKFHGPPQFSQHFVAGMENGEYRRMNPQQRELWDAHYEPENKAFLERLSTGQLTDAQVLSWKYQRYIQDYLRCIQAVDESVGRLLEYLEQSGQAENTLVVYSSDQGFYLGEHGWYDKRWMFEQSLEMPLMMRWPGKIHPGVASTALVQNIDFAPTFLSLAGCAIPDDMQGVSFAPILENAGRAPSGWRDAIYYAYYENDAVHNVPIHDGVRSDRYKLMYFPRTSEWNLFDLQLDPDEMRSLHADPAYADILIGMKRRYHDLRQLYDVNSAAIPASRGDEGWWKQRTEQLSHNAQSEDVRLIFIGDSITQGWESEGRDTWQEFYQPRRAVNLGVSGDRTEHVLWRLTHGNLGKMKPKVAVLMIGTNNTGHVMQDPGQVAQGVRAILHTLAQQRPDTKVVLLGVFPRGGGPWDLARLNNVAINQYLQRMHDGQRVYYRDLSSAFLQPDGTISSQIMPDLLHLSPAAYRVWAEALEPTLKELGL; this is encoded by the coding sequence ATGAACTCAGTACGCTTTTTTCCGCGAATCCCCCGGGGTCAACGTCGAGCTGTACGAATAGGTTGCGTTTGTGTCTGGCTGTTTTATGTCTGGGCGGGTGCAAGCCTTCAAGCGGCCGATCGGCAGCCCAATATTTTGTTCATCTTTTCGGACGACCATGCCACACGAGCGATATCGGCTTATGGTTCATCACTGAATCAGACACCGAACCTAGATCGGCTAGCCACAGAGGGTGTCTTGTTTCGTCGAGCCTTCTGCGCGAACTCACTGTGCGGCCCGTCACGCGCTTGTATCTTGACCGGTAAGCACAGCCACGCAAACGGGTTCTTGCGCAACGGAAACCGATTCGACGCTTCGCAAGTCACTTTGCCCAAGCTGCTACACCAGGCCGGCTATCAAACGGCTGTAATCGGCAAATGGCACCTGGAGACTGATCCTACCGGCTTTGATTACTGGGAAGTACTGCCCGGTCAAGGGCACTATTACAACCCTGATTTTTTGCAAATGGATGGCAGCAAGCGTCGTTTTGAAGGTTACTGTACGGACATCATTACTGACAAGTCGATCGAGTGGCTCAAGGCTCGCGATCCCAATAAGCCGTTTTTGCTGATGTGCCAACATAAAGCACCACATCGCAATTGGGCGCCGCATCCTCGGCATTTCGATTTGTATCGTGATGTTCCCGAACCCAGCACGCTGCACGACGATTACTCGGGCAGATCCAAGCTGCTGGCAGAAAACGAGATGACGATCAAGCATCACTTTCATTGGAGCCATGACATGAAGTTTCATGGCCCACCCCAATTCTCGCAGCATTTCGTGGCCGGTATGGAGAATGGCGAATATCGACGGATGAATCCACAGCAACGAGAGTTGTGGGACGCGCACTACGAACCGGAGAACAAGGCGTTCCTGGAGCGCTTGAGCACTGGCCAATTGACCGACGCCCAGGTGCTGTCCTGGAAATATCAACGCTATATTCAAGACTACTTGCGCTGTATTCAAGCTGTAGACGAAAGCGTCGGTCGTCTGCTGGAATATTTGGAGCAGTCGGGACAAGCCGAGAATACACTGGTGGTATACTCTTCGGATCAAGGATTCTACTTGGGTGAACATGGCTGGTATGACAAGCGCTGGATGTTTGAACAATCGCTGGAAATGCCGCTAATGATGCGCTGGCCGGGCAAGATTCATCCGGGAGTGGCAAGCACCGCTCTGGTTCAAAACATTGACTTCGCTCCCACCTTTCTGTCATTAGCCGGCTGTGCGATACCTGACGACATGCAGGGTGTCAGTTTTGCGCCAATATTGGAGAATGCAGGCCGGGCGCCATCGGGCTGGCGCGATGCTATCTACTACGCCTACTATGAAAACGACGCTGTTCACAATGTGCCCATTCATGATGGTGTGCGTAGCGACCGTTACAAATTGATGTACTTCCCGCGCACGTCTGAGTGGAACTTGTTTGATCTACAGCTGGATCCTGACGAAATGCGTAGCCTCCATGCCGACCCTGCCTACGCGGACATCTTAATCGGCATGAAGAGACGCTATCATGATCTGCGACAACTGTACGACGTAAATTCGGCTGCGATTCCTGCTAGTCGCGGCGACGAAGGCTGGTGGAAGCAACGCACAGAGCAACTCAGTCACAACGCGCAGTCCGAAGATGTTCGGTTGATATTCATCGGCGATTCGATCACGCAGGGCTGGGAGAGCGAAGGTCGCGATACCTGGCAAGAGTTTTATCAGCCGCGCCGAGCTGTTAATTTGGGAGTTAGCGGCGATCGTACCGAGCATGTCTTGTGGCGACTCACGCACGGCAACCTCGGAAAGATGAAACCCAAAGTCGCCGTGTTGATGATCGGTACAAACAACACTGGGCATGTGATGCAAGATCCTGGCCAAGTTGCCCAAGGGGTTCGCGCAATTCTTCACACTTTGGCCCAGCAGCGACCAGACACCAAAGTCGTCTTGCTGGGTGTGTTCCCGCGTGGTGGAGGACCGTGGGATCTGGCGCGTTTGAACAACGTAGCGATCAACCAGTATTTACAGCGAATGCACGATGGTCAGCGAGTTTACTATCGAGATCTCAGTTCAGCGTTTCTTCAGCCCGACGGAACAATTAGCAGTCAGATCATGCCCGATTTGTTGCATTTGAGTCCAGCCGCCTATCGAGTGTGGGCTGAGGCGCTGGAGCCGACTCTCAAAGAATTGGGTCTGTAG
- a CDS encoding PQQ-binding-like beta-propeller repeat protein, translated as MWLVIRSLAASVATACLLCPLAVAGQPTDWLNWRGPNAQGSILQGNFPTQFNADSYTWRAELPGKGCSTPIVVNQHIMVTAPMDGHDGLLCFDIHGNQQWHQRFGPEDPGKHRNGSGSNCSPVSDGAAVFAYFKSGTLAAVEMNGSLRWQQNIVDQYGKENMFWDYGSSPVLTERYVVLVRMHDGDSWIAAFDKADGRLVWKQERNYKTPVECDQCYTTPLVLQHAGQEALLTWGAEHITIHAAADGRLLWSCGNFNPEGHKLWPAIASPVVADGHVVIAYGRNDRGLPLLFGVSLSGNGNVTATNHAWSRNDVGTFVPTPLVGNQQIIVVGDQGEVECLSPSTGKTVWKQQLPKHRNKFYASPLLAGHRLYAPREDGVVFVGEIKDNAFRLLEQNNMGQSIIGSPVPLGNGLLLRGENHLFYVAEK; from the coding sequence ATGTGGCTGGTTATTCGATCCTTGGCTGCTTCTGTGGCGACCGCGTGTCTACTGTGCCCGTTAGCTGTTGCCGGCCAGCCGACGGATTGGCTTAATTGGCGTGGCCCCAACGCTCAGGGCAGCATCCTGCAGGGCAATTTTCCTACTCAGTTCAACGCTGACAGCTATACGTGGCGCGCCGAACTACCTGGCAAAGGCTGCTCGACACCCATCGTTGTCAACCAGCACATCATGGTAACGGCACCGATGGATGGCCACGATGGCCTGTTGTGTTTTGACATTCACGGCAACCAGCAATGGCATCAGCGGTTTGGCCCGGAAGATCCAGGCAAACATCGCAATGGATCGGGCAGCAATTGTTCGCCGGTCAGCGACGGTGCCGCCGTGTTCGCCTACTTCAAAAGCGGAACGCTGGCCGCCGTTGAGATGAACGGCAGTCTGAGATGGCAACAGAACATTGTGGACCAGTACGGCAAAGAAAACATGTTCTGGGACTATGGGAGTTCGCCGGTACTAACCGAGCGATACGTCGTCTTAGTGCGGATGCACGATGGCGACTCATGGATCGCAGCGTTCGATAAGGCCGATGGCCGCTTGGTGTGGAAGCAGGAGCGCAATTACAAGACGCCGGTCGAATGTGATCAGTGTTACACAACACCATTGGTATTGCAGCACGCTGGCCAAGAAGCGTTGCTCACTTGGGGTGCCGAACACATCACCATCCATGCCGCCGCCGATGGGAGATTGTTGTGGTCCTGTGGCAATTTCAATCCTGAAGGCCACAAGCTATGGCCGGCCATTGCCTCGCCAGTGGTCGCCGACGGGCATGTGGTGATTGCTTACGGGCGCAACGACCGTGGCTTGCCTCTATTGTTTGGTGTGTCGCTGTCTGGCAACGGTAATGTGACAGCTACCAATCATGCTTGGAGTCGAAACGATGTGGGAACGTTTGTGCCTACGCCACTGGTTGGCAATCAACAGATTATCGTTGTCGGCGATCAAGGTGAGGTTGAATGTTTAAGCCCATCCACTGGCAAGACCGTATGGAAGCAGCAACTACCCAAGCACCGAAACAAGTTTTATGCTTCGCCCTTGCTAGCCGGCCACAGGCTGTACGCACCGCGCGAAGATGGCGTGGTGTTCGTTGGTGAAATCAAAGACAATGCGTTTCGCTTGCTGGAGCAAAACAACATGGGCCAGTCGATTATCGGTTCGCCAGTACCGCTAGGCAACGGACTGTTGCTCCGCGGTGAGAACCACCTGTTTTACGTGGCGGAAAAGTAA
- a CDS encoding OPT/YSL family transporter — MKAGPRIQPISGTYPEFTWTAIVVGWSIGAVLTISVAYASLMLGFSIEGSELAAILGWGVLRGALRRTSIVENNINQTLASSVNGASAGIMFSLPALLILSKQEQFTDLANFNQPLIILAAILGCVVGLGFVIPLRKQMIDFDRLPYPGGIAVATILKSPGAGVRKAQWLLGGVALAVVCQLSVLIATGSEHFDWHAGEKLGLPAMLNITFYVSIMTIGVGYLSGKGGFWFGAGGFLCYFVLSPLLSAFAQPEVAKLASEPDSIRVALYRPTGIGMLIGAALGGMIGALPMILAAVAALKSSSQRIGGEVARQDELPLGLLVAAIVVCSLFLVGLSWFVGDGQLSVARSALLALLGVGWICVATIIVAECVGRTNWSPLSGMTLIAITLLIFAMKASTDDLTTIRVAMVIGVAICLAIAQASDIMLDLKSGYLIGAIPRRQQIAQLMGVWLGPILVVWLMMLLHTTSKDGGMGSPSLPAPQATALATTIQSILSGDAPVFRYTAGAGLGLLLALSGLGGIGVLVGLGFYMPFGIVLTYTLGNILRILSDRFLGKQIGFAIGVPLAAGLIVGEALVGVGSAMWQIFSR, encoded by the coding sequence ATGAAAGCTGGACCGCGAATACAACCCATTTCCGGTACCTATCCGGAATTTACCTGGACAGCCATCGTCGTAGGCTGGAGCATCGGTGCGGTGCTGACGATTTCCGTGGCCTACGCTTCGCTGATGCTGGGGTTTTCGATCGAGGGATCCGAGCTGGCGGCCATTTTGGGTTGGGGAGTTCTTCGCGGCGCGCTGCGACGTACCAGTATCGTTGAAAATAACATCAATCAGACGTTGGCATCGTCAGTCAATGGAGCTTCGGCAGGCATTATGTTCAGCCTGCCCGCGCTGTTAATTCTCAGTAAGCAGGAGCAATTCACCGATTTAGCCAACTTCAATCAGCCACTGATCATCTTGGCAGCCATCTTAGGTTGTGTTGTCGGTCTCGGCTTTGTGATTCCACTACGTAAACAAATGATCGACTTTGATCGACTGCCCTATCCTGGTGGCATCGCAGTGGCCACGATTCTCAAGAGTCCGGGTGCTGGCGTTCGCAAGGCTCAGTGGCTGTTGGGCGGTGTTGCGCTGGCGGTAGTCTGCCAACTGAGCGTGCTGATTGCCACCGGCAGCGAACATTTCGATTGGCATGCCGGTGAGAAGTTGGGGTTGCCGGCGATGCTGAACATTACCTTCTATGTCTCGATCATGACCATCGGGGTCGGATATCTATCGGGCAAGGGCGGTTTCTGGTTTGGTGCCGGTGGATTCCTGTGCTACTTTGTGCTGTCACCGTTGCTGTCCGCATTTGCCCAGCCCGAAGTTGCCAAGTTGGCATCCGAGCCGGATTCGATTCGCGTGGCTCTGTACCGTCCCACTGGCATAGGCATGTTGATTGGAGCTGCTCTGGGTGGCATGATCGGGGCACTGCCGATGATTTTAGCGGCCGTGGCCGCATTGAAGTCATCGTCGCAGCGCATTGGAGGCGAAGTTGCACGCCAGGACGAACTGCCACTCGGGCTGCTCGTCGCAGCCATCGTCGTGTGTAGTCTTTTCTTGGTGGGATTGTCCTGGTTCGTCGGCGATGGCCAATTGTCAGTGGCGCGATCCGCACTGCTGGCGCTGCTGGGAGTAGGTTGGATTTGCGTGGCGACGATTATTGTGGCTGAATGCGTCGGTCGGACGAATTGGTCGCCGCTGTCGGGTATGACACTGATTGCGATTACACTGCTGATTTTCGCTATGAAGGCCAGCACGGATGACTTGACGACGATTCGAGTCGCCATGGTGATCGGCGTCGCCATCTGTTTGGCCATTGCGCAGGCGTCCGACATCATGTTGGACCTCAAAAGCGGCTACTTGATCGGTGCCATTCCCCGCCGTCAGCAAATCGCGCAGTTAATGGGAGTATGGCTGGGACCGATCCTGGTCGTGTGGTTGATGATGCTGCTCCACACGACCAGCAAAGACGGCGGTATGGGCTCTCCATCACTGCCTGCGCCGCAAGCTACGGCGCTAGCCACCACGATTCAGTCTATATTGAGCGGCGATGCTCCCGTGTTTCGCTACACCGCAGGTGCTGGATTGGGATTGTTGTTGGCGCTCAGCGGACTGGGCGGTATCGGGGTGCTGGTTGGATTGGGGTTCTACATGCCTTTCGGAATTGTGCTGACATACACGTTGGGGAATATTCTGCGGATACTCAGCGATCGCTTTCTAGGTAAGCAAATAGGGTTCGCGATTGGCGTGCCGCTAGCCGCGGGTCTCATCGTCGGTGAAGCACTGGTGGGCGTCGGCTCGGCGATGTGGCAAATTTTCAGTCGTTAG
- a CDS encoding winged helix-turn-helix transcriptional regulator, with product MAASKRRNRPAQSADDASPAPAHPKIRSDHSIEVAEDYAEAIYETIQQTGRCRAVDLARRFSVSAVTVNRTVGRLVRDGLVLTEPYGPLELTTSGRKLAAAAQHRHAMMYGLLIAIGVDQETATIDSEGMEHHASPKTLQAIQRFLKNLRDGKV from the coding sequence GTGGCAGCCAGTAAACGTCGCAATCGTCCCGCTCAAAGTGCCGACGATGCTAGTCCAGCCCCAGCGCACCCCAAGATTCGGTCGGATCATAGCATTGAAGTCGCGGAAGATTACGCGGAAGCAATTTACGAGACAATCCAGCAAACGGGGCGGTGCCGCGCAGTGGATTTGGCACGACGTTTTTCAGTCAGTGCCGTGACAGTCAATCGGACGGTGGGGCGTTTAGTGCGCGATGGCCTAGTGCTGACCGAGCCCTACGGGCCGCTGGAACTGACAACGTCCGGACGAAAGCTGGCCGCCGCCGCACAGCACCGCCACGCCATGATGTATGGCCTGTTAATCGCCATCGGTGTCGATCAGGAAACGGCAACTATCGACAGCGAAGGCATGGAACACCATGCCAGCCCCAAAACCTTGCAAGCCATTCAGCGGTTCTTGAAGAATTTGAGGGACGGGAAAGTTTGA
- a CDS encoding DUF1559 domain-containing protein translates to MRYRENRYTVARSAMSGFTLVELLVVIAIIGLLIGLLLPAVQAAREAARRSQNQNNLKQIGIAILNHETALKVLPAGYQSVPGSNDTFAMTLDASPGWAWGALILPYLEQVQLSNQFDFRQPAWHTVNAQLAKVRLPMFLNPGAPNFDGDTIVRNASGTELAQLARSHYVANVGNDEPWGHQPPLPDWRKVANGPFYRNSRVALAEVTDGLTNTVFIGEHTTISDKTWVAVVPGSVSCPIDPQRHPFTQCDAAATYVLAHTGPSIAEPNTIHPPSFPTCHVCQMYSPWSAGGGHVLLGDGSVRHIATSINLDTWAALNTIAGGEVVSYD, encoded by the coding sequence ATGCGCTACAGAGAAAACCGATACACAGTTGCACGATCAGCCATGAGTGGATTCACGCTGGTCGAATTGTTGGTAGTAATCGCGATCATAGGCCTGTTAATTGGACTATTGTTGCCTGCCGTCCAAGCAGCGCGTGAGGCCGCCCGGCGCAGTCAAAATCAGAACAATCTCAAGCAAATCGGAATAGCGATTCTGAACCATGAAACGGCCCTGAAGGTACTCCCGGCGGGCTATCAGTCCGTGCCAGGCTCGAACGACACCTTTGCTATGACCCTTGATGCGTCGCCAGGTTGGGCGTGGGGTGCTCTGATTTTACCCTATCTGGAACAGGTGCAATTAAGTAATCAGTTCGATTTTCGACAGCCAGCCTGGCATACAGTGAATGCTCAACTGGCCAAGGTGCGATTGCCAATGTTTCTGAATCCGGGGGCACCGAACTTCGATGGTGATACGATTGTCCGCAATGCGTCCGGCACCGAACTGGCACAGCTCGCCCGCTCGCATTATGTGGCCAACGTTGGCAACGACGAGCCCTGGGGGCATCAGCCGCCGCTGCCTGATTGGCGGAAGGTTGCCAATGGTCCGTTCTATCGCAATTCTCGAGTGGCTTTGGCCGAAGTCACCGACGGACTGACAAATACTGTCTTCATTGGCGAGCATACTACGATCAGTGACAAGACTTGGGTGGCAGTTGTGCCAGGCAGTGTTTCATGCCCCATCGATCCCCAACGTCACCCCTTCACCCAATGCGATGCGGCAGCTACCTATGTGTTGGCACATACCGGTCCGAGTATTGCCGAACCGAACACTATTCACCCCCCCTCTTTTCCGACTTGCCACGTTTGCCAAATGTACTCGCCGTGGAGCGCCGGGGGAGGCCATGTTCTATTGGGTGACGGCAGCGTACGACATATTGCAACCAGCATCAATTTGGATACGTGGGCGGCACTCAATACGATCGCAGGAGGAGAGGTTGTTTCGTATGACTAG